GTTACTGGTTAACCCCCCCCTAAGGACGAAGAATTTGACGTAAAAGTTGAAGATATTACTGGTTTATACATAAGTGCGATTGAACGTTATCAAAACGCAGAGCGTACAATATCAATTGATGAAATGACGGGTATTCAAGCTACAGAGCGTCTAGAAAAAGATTTACCGATGCGACCTGGTAAAGTTGAAAGAAGGGAGTTTGAGTATATTCGTCACGGTACACAGAGTTTAATTGCTAATTTTGATGTCGCTACTGGTAAGATTATCGAGCCTACTTGTGGAGATTCTCGAACAGAAGTTGATTTTGTTCTCAATATTCGTCGAATCATTGAAAGTGAACCCAATGCTAAAAAATGGCATCTAATCATGGATTGTCTGAATACGCATCAGTCTGAATCGCTGGTTCGTTTGGTTGCAGAAAAAGAAGGTTTGAATATCGATCTGGGTATTAAAGGAAAAAGGGGAATACTCAAATCCATGAAATCCCGTGCTGCTTTTTTAAGTGACAAAACACATCGAATTGTTTTCCATTACACCCCTAAACACTCTTCTTGGCTCAACCAGATTGAAATTTGGTTCAGTATTTTGGTTCGTAAGTTACTTCAGCGTGCTAGCTTCAAGAGTCAGGATGACCTAAAAACCCGAATTCTTGAATTTATCGACTACTTTAATAAAACAATGGCTAAACCTTTTCAGTGGACATATAAGGGTAAAGTGTTAGCTGTCTAATACTTGGTTTATTTACGCCGTGCTGTACTAGCTAATGGTTCAGTAAACCAGTCTTGATGCCGAACTTCTAACGCCAAACGTACGCCTGTTTGCTGCAAAGCTTCCAAAAATGCGCCTAGATCATCAATCAGTGTAGGCGCATAACTGGGGGGTAACTGAGCAAAAACAGGTCCAAGACGTTTACCTAAAGGGCGCATCCCTTCCAAAAATTTTAAAGCATCAGGGATATGAGGTTGCAATTGTCCGTTGTGAGTCACATCTCGCGGTAATTTGAGACAAAATTCAAAATTTTCGGGTGTTTGTGTCGCCCAACGAGTGACTGTCTCTTGATTAGGCACAGCGTAGAACGTGGTGTTACCCTCTACAGTCGTGAAGCGTCGGCTGTAGAGTTGCAAAAAATCACTTTGGCGAGTCCCTTGAGGGTAAAGTTCGCCTATCCAACCTTTATATGACCAAACAGCGCAACCAATGAAAAAGTTCACAAATTATTTAAAAAAAGTCGATTGTAGTTATATCCACTATAGTTGTTTGAATACTTAATATCGAGTACTAGTTCTGGGCGATGGCGATACGCGTAGCGTCAAACCTTCGACTGAGCGCTCACGCCGAAGTCCTCCGGCTTATCGCACTTAGTACAGAAAAATCATTTGCATACGATGCTACCAGGCGATCGCCACGAGGAAGTGTTCCTTATTTCAACCGAAACTCATCAAACTTAATAACCTCTGAATCCGGTTTACGTACATCAAAACGATAGCTACTCACTGTAGCCGTACCTGTATCAAAGATACTAAACACTGTGATGTCATTACTTGCAATGTAAGGCATTGGTTTACCATCCTCGCCTAACAACGGGACAATTGTAGGCACCACAGGTTCTAAACCATATGGATCACCAAGTTCAGTGTAATCCTCTTTATAACCAACAGGCACTTCTCGCTTGTTGTCACCCCAAGCAGCACCATAAGAGTTACCAACATTAGAAGTTTCTAAAAAGTGCATTCCCGACTGACTACAAAAGCGGTTCCACAAATGAGAATGCCCATAAAATACTAACTGCACACCCGCTGCTTCAAGTAAAGGCACAACATCACTGATCAGGTAATCTGCATCTTTGGGGTACTCGTAACGGATTGCCTTGATGTCGCCATCAACATCGCATTCGATAATTTGTACAGGATTTGTATATGCTGGGACTATGTTACCACCCAATGTATGGGGCGGATGATGTAACATGACCACTTTATACTTTGCTTGCTGAAACTCAGGACTGTTGAGTTCTTGCACTAGCCAATTATACTGCGTACTGCCTTTGGCAATTGGTTCATAAATATGTTGCCCGTGACCCCAATTCTCTGGGGTATTGAAATCTTTTTCCCGTTCTCGATATCTACCTCTAGCCTCTGCATCCAAGTTAGGAGTCCGCCACATATTTGTCGCATACAGTACGACCAAACGTACATCACCAAAGCTGACTGCGTAGTAAGTTTTTCCACCTTCCTGACTTTGTGGTAAAGTGAAAATCTCTTCATAAGTATCAGTATTAAAAGAATTATCTTTTAAGGATTCTTGTCCATACAACTTAAGAGCAACTGTACGAGGAATCGTAGCATCAAATTCATCATCTAG
This portion of the Brasilonema sennae CENA114 genome encodes:
- a CDS encoding transposase; this translates as MSIDEMTGIQATERLEKDLPMRPGKVERREFEYIRHGTQSLIANFDVATGKIIEPTCGDSRTEVDFVLNIRRIIESEPNAKKWHLIMDCLNTHQSESLVRLVAEKEGLNIDLGIKGKRGILKSMKSRAAFLSDKTHRIVFHYTPKHSSWLNQIEIWFSILVRKLLQRASFKSQDDLKTRILEFIDYFNKTMAKPFQWTYKGKVLAV
- a CDS encoding purple acid phosphatase family protein; amino-acid sequence: MTSPPQLLTDPFVQLPTATSVRVVWFTEFAGYGHIVTYGENLAQTAIATTTQLRRTREDQNSRLENQTQDGQVYQHPVQRDIWRHEAEITNLTRDTRVSYRVTSVREDGESVSSNMFTLASKPSPGKSLKILLTSDHQIKPMVAANLQKVVETVGRVDAVWFAGDLVNTPDRASEWFDDHRGGAFFPCLQGRANYEMNSNGVKTIYTGGEIIQYAPMFTCIGNHEIMGRRDHGSLDDEFDATIPRTVALKLYGQESLKDNSFNTDTYEEIFTLPQSQEGGKTYYAVSFGDVRLVVLYATNMWRTPNLDAEARGRYREREKDFNTPENWGHGQHIYEPIAKGSTQYNWLVQELNSPEFQQAKYKVVMLHHPPHTLGGNIVPAYTNPVQIIECDVDGDIKAIRYEYPKDADYLISDVVPLLEAAGVQLVFYGHSHLWNRFCSQSGMHFLETSNVGNSYGAAWGDNKREVPVGYKEDYTELGDPYGLEPVVPTIVPLLGEDGKPMPYIASNDITVFSIFDTGTATVSSYRFDVRKPDSEVIKFDEFRLK